In Nilaparvata lugens isolate BPH chromosome 5, ASM1435652v1, whole genome shotgun sequence, the following proteins share a genomic window:
- the LOC111056949 gene encoding uncharacterized protein LOC111056949 isoform X1 has product MSLNLDPREVLEHLSELGYSSISPDQLKEFISDLKKLIKYDVRVLEKQMEEERKLQTLQVPHSHRSCSPSTTTSYGEGNVRTSRSRKTDKGSACIDSQPQSYVTSTSQQMDSVDLPSKEKVVDKFDRRCVTSAGGSKENVAPSNRPGFIRPWKLCPGSQKPGAAVNRCDPVALYHHYQQYWRQNRVPGESAHSNLRWNVRERMLGQSSSNPTHRNLTCKHGFRCRCSNEVQETPKNEKSEKYCTRFFEVPFDENINVVADISYNNG; this is encoded by the exons ATGTCACTAAATTTGGATCCAAGAGAGGTTTTGGAACACCTCAGCGAACTAGGCTACTCTAGTATATCTCCAGACCAGTTGAAAGAATTCATTTCAG atttgaaaaaattgatcaaatatgATGTGCGCGTTTTGGAGAAACAGatggaagaagagagaaaactGCAGACCCTACAAGTACCTCACTCTCACCGAAGCTGCTCTCCAAGCACCACGACTAGCTACGGTGAAGGCAATGTGAGGACGTCTCGTAGTAGAAAGACCGATAAAG GAAGTGCATGTATAGATTCACAACCACAAAGCTATGTCACTAGTACTTCTCAGCAAATGGACTCGGTAGATTTACCTAGCAAAGAAAAAGTAgttgataaatttgataggaGATGTGTCACCTCAGCAGGAGGCTCTAAAGAGAATGTAGCTCCTTCAAATCGGCCTGGAT TTATAAGACCGTGGAAACTGTGCCCAGGATCGCAGAAGCCGGGAGCGGCGGTGAACAGGTGTGACCCGGTGGCTCTGTACCACCATTACCAGCAGTACTGGCGACAGAACCGGGTGCCTGGCGAGTCTGCGCACTCCAATCTGCGCTGGAATGTGCGCGAGAGAATGCTCGGACAGTCCTCCTCCAACCCCACACATCGG AACCTCACTTGTAAACACGGATTTAGATGCAGATGTTCCAATGAGGTACAAGAAACACCGAAAAACGAGAAAAGTGAAAAGTACTGCACTAGATTTTTTGAAGTTCCCTTTGATGAGAATATCAATGTTGTTGCTGACATTTCTTACAATAATGGATGA
- the LOC111056949 gene encoding uncharacterized protein LOC111056949 isoform X2, with protein sequence MSLNLDPREVLEHLSELGYSSISPDQLKEFISDLKKLIKYDVRVLEKQMEEERKLQTLQVPHSHRSCSPSTTTSYGEGNVRTSRSRKTDKGSACIDSQPQSYVTSTSQQMDSVDLPSKEKVVDKFDRRCVTSAGGSKENVAPSNRPGFIRPWKLCPGSQKPGAAVNRCDPVALYHHYQQYWRQNRVPGESAHSNLRWNVRERMLGQSSSNPTHRPNSRASSLDTMSKRRLQMR encoded by the exons ATGTCACTAAATTTGGATCCAAGAGAGGTTTTGGAACACCTCAGCGAACTAGGCTACTCTAGTATATCTCCAGACCAGTTGAAAGAATTCATTTCAG atttgaaaaaattgatcaaatatgATGTGCGCGTTTTGGAGAAACAGatggaagaagagagaaaactGCAGACCCTACAAGTACCTCACTCTCACCGAAGCTGCTCTCCAAGCACCACGACTAGCTACGGTGAAGGCAATGTGAGGACGTCTCGTAGTAGAAAGACCGATAAAG GAAGTGCATGTATAGATTCACAACCACAAAGCTATGTCACTAGTACTTCTCAGCAAATGGACTCGGTAGATTTACCTAGCAAAGAAAAAGTAgttgataaatttgataggaGATGTGTCACCTCAGCAGGAGGCTCTAAAGAGAATGTAGCTCCTTCAAATCGGCCTGGAT TTATAAGACCGTGGAAACTGTGCCCAGGATCGCAGAAGCCGGGAGCGGCGGTGAACAGGTGTGACCCGGTGGCTCTGTACCACCATTACCAGCAGTACTGGCGACAGAACCGGGTGCCTGGCGAGTCTGCGCACTCCAATCTGCGCTGGAATGTGCGCGAGAGAATGCTCGGACAGTCCTCCTCCAACCCCACACATCGG